A region of Vigna radiata var. radiata cultivar VC1973A chromosome 6, Vradiata_ver6, whole genome shotgun sequence DNA encodes the following proteins:
- the LOC106764348 gene encoding glycerol-3-phosphate acyltransferase 5, translated as MESVVSELEGTLLKDSDAFSYFMLVAFEASGLVRFALLLALWPVIRLLDMVGMDDASLKLMIFVAVAGVPKSEIESVARAVLPKFYMDDLDMDKWKVFSSYEKRIVVTKTPQIMVEMFVKEHLHADEVVGTQLSFNRFDLATGFVHGDSTNTISQRVANLLNNGAPTLVMDQSHPPDLTGQNYEHQLLRPLPVIFHDGRLVKRPTPSTSLLILLWIPVGIVLAIIRIAIGSILPFWAIPYITWLFGGKVIVKGKPPLPPSGGNSGVLFVCTHRTLMDPVVLSSVLLRKIPAVTYSISRLSEILSPIPTVRLTRTRHVDAEKIKRELSKGDLVVCPEGTTCREPFLLRFSALFAELTDRIVPVAMNYRVGFFHATTARGWKGLDPIFFFMNPRPVYEVTFLNQLPVEATCSSGKSPHDVANYVQRILAATLGFECTNFTRKDKYRVLAGNDGTVSPTFSLVDQMVKVVRTFIQ; from the exons ATGGAGTCTGTGGTGTCTGAGCTAGAAGGCACGCTTCTGAAGGACTCCGATGCATTCTCTTATTTCATGTTGGTGGCGTTTGAAGCATCGGGTTTGGTTCGTTTCGCCTTGTTGCTTGCGCTATGGCCTGTGATTCGGTTACTTGACATGGTTGGCATGGACGATGCTTCTCTCAAGTTGATGATCTTTGTGGCTGTGGCGGGGGTTCCCAAGTCTGAGATTGAGTCTGTGGCCAGAGCAGTTTTGCCAAAGTTCTACATGGATGATCTCGACATGGACAAGTGGAAGGTGTTCAGCTCCTACGAGAAGAGGATTGTGGTGACGAAGACGCCACAAATCATGGTGGAGATGTTCGTGAAGGAGCATCTTCACGCAGATGAGGTCGTCGGAACCCAACTCTCCTTCAATAGGTTTGACCTCGCCACTGGTTTTGTCCATGGTGACTCCACTAACACCATTTCTCAAAGGGTCGCCAACCTTCTCAACAATGGCGCGCCCACTTTGGTTATG GATCAATCACATCCACCAGATTTGACAGGCCAAAACTACGAGCACCAGCTGCTCCGGCCGCTTCCGGTGATTTTCCACGACGGCCGCCTTGTGAAGCGGCCAACGCCGTCCACCTCCCTACTGATCCTATTATGGATTCCGGTGGGTATTGTACTCGCCATTATCCGCATCGCTATTGGCTCCATTCTACCCTTTTGGGCCATTCCCTACATTACATGGCTATTCGGTGGCAAGGTCATAGTAAAGGGCAAACCACCCCTCCCTCCCTCCGGCGGAAACTCCGGCGTCCTCTTCGTCTGCACCCACCGCACCCTAATGGACCCGGTTGTCCTCTCCTCCGTCCTCCTCCGCAAAATCCCAGCGGTCACGTACTCCATCTCGCGGTTATCGGAGATCCTCTCCCCCATTCCCACCGTAAGGCTCACGAGAACACGCCATGTGGACGCTGAGAAAATCAAACGAGAGTTATCCAAAGGTGATTTAGTAGTGTGCCCCGAAGGAACAACATGTCGCGAGCCTTTCCTTTTGAGGTTCAGCGCCCTCTTCGCTGAACTCACTGACCGGATAGTGCCCGTGGCCATGAACTACAGGGTAGGGTTCTTCCACGCCACAACTGCGAGAGGTTGGAAGGGTTTGGaccccattttcttcttcatgaaCCCTAGACCGGTGTACGAGGTTACTTTCTTGAACCAGTTGCCGGTAGAAGCGACGTGTTCTTCGGGGAAGAGTCCACATGACGTGGCTAACTACGTGCAGAGGATACTAGCGGCGACGTTAGGGTTTGAGTGCACGAACTTCACTCGAAAGGACAAGTACAGGGTGTTGGCGGGGAATGACGGCACTGTGTCTCCCACTTTTTCATTGGTGGATCAGATGGTGAAGGTGGTGAGAACGTTCATACAGTAA